A single genomic interval of Eleutherodactylus coqui strain aEleCoq1 chromosome 3, aEleCoq1.hap1, whole genome shotgun sequence harbors:
- the MIEF1 gene encoding mitochondrial dynamics protein MIEF1, which yields MAGAGEKKGKKDDNGIGTAIDFVLSNARLVLGVGGAAMLGIATLAVKRMYDRAISAPASPSRSSQSGKRSWEEPSWLGSSTRLLNKDMKTSVSRSLQTLPSDATVFEQDSFRPKPPGRKSQSDLKKTRLKLSLQEKLFTYYKKYVAIPPAEQSHAKQAAIDICAELRNFIHSKFPDMPLRDMHLSGSLYDDLQVVRADHIQLMVPLSVENNLWSCVPGEETILNLPGFCLLRRENVEYFPRGTSYWDRCVVGGYLCPKAVVATFEKVVAGSINWPAIGSMLGYVIRPVVPSESLILEVQYEEDRKLFIDFLPLFALGDRAAVAKAHRLQRYANMWRLSQRGAETAALLGRDQQDSGCRCLCLKILKAICRYNLPLSHLTASHLTNILLHICEKDEDWSQGALADRFLQALRETVGYLETGNLPSALDPKVNLFSELTPDEVDEMGYFLYCSLSEPEVLLRTGE from the exons ATGgccggggccggagagaagaaagggaagaaagacgACAATGGCATTGGTACAGCTATAGATTTTGTGCTGTCCAATGCTCGCTTGGTGCTCGGAGTTGGTGGAGCTGCAATGCTAGGAATAGCAACTCTTGCTGTGAAGCGG ATGTACGATCGAGCAATCAGTGCTCCCGCTAGCCCGTCTCGATCTAGCCAGTCTGGTAAGCGGAGCTGGGAAGAACCAAGCTGGTTGGGCTCATCCACACGATTGCTCAACAAAGATATGAAGACCTCTGTGAGCCGCAGCCTGCAAACACTTCCAAGCGATGCTACAGTATTTGAGCAAG ATTCGTTTCGACCTAAACCCCCAGGGCGCAAGTCACAGTCTGATTTGAAGAAGACGCGCTTGAAACTATCACTGCAGGAGAAGCTATTCACTTACTACAAGAAGTACGTCGCCATTCCACCTGCAGAGCAGAGCCATGCCAAGCAGGCTGCCATAGATATCTGTGCTGAGCTACGCAACTTCATACACAGCAAGTTCCCAGACATGCCCCTCAGAGACATGCACCTGAGTGGAAGTTTGTATGATGACTTGCAG GTTGTCCGAGCAGATCATATTCAGCTCATGGTTCCCCTCTCTGTGGAAAATAATTTGTGGTCCTGCGTCCCTGGAGAAGAAACTATTCTAAATCTGCCAGGATTCTGCCTTTTGCGTAGAGAGAATGTCGAGTACTTTCCTCGCGGTACTAGTTATTGGGATCGTTGTGTGGTGGGAGGTTACCTTTGTCCCAAAGCTGTGGTCGCCACCTTTGAGAAAGTGGTAGCCGGTTCAATCAACTGGCCAGCTATTGGTAGCATGTTGGGCTATGTGATTCGGCCTGTAGTGCCATCAGAAAGCCTCATCCTAGAGGTTCAATACGAGGAGGATCGAAAGCTCTTTATAGATTTCCTGCCATTATTTGCCCTCGGGGACCGTGCAGCAGTTGCTAAAGCTCACAGACTACAACGTTATGCGAACATGTGGCGGCTGAGTCAGCGTGGAGCAGAAACCGCTGCTTTGCTAGGAAGGGATCAACAAGATTCAGGTTGCCGATGTCTCTGCCTAAAAATTCTGAAGGCTATATGCCGATACAATTTACCTCTGTCCCATCTTACAGCGTCCCATCTGACTAACATACTGCTTCATATTTGTGAGAAGGACGAGGACTGGTCGCAGGGGGCTTTAGCAGACCGCTTCCTTCAAGCACTTCGAGAAACTgttggttacctagaaactggAAATTTACCCTCGGCTTTGGATCCCAAGGTGAACTTGTTTTCTGAACTTACACCAGATGAAGTGGATGAGATGGGATACTTTCTTTACTGCTCCTTATCAGAGCCAGAAGTGCTTCTTAGGACAGGAGAATGA